Proteins from a genomic interval of Desulfovibrio aminophilus DSM 12254:
- a CDS encoding branched-chain amino acid ABC transporter permease has product MDPASILQYCITGLTVGSTYGLAALGFTIIFNTTGVINFAQGEFVMLGGMVSVFALRGMGLPEPVAVALAVPVVTLAGALVERLVIRPASGRPAMDLIIITIGVSILLRGLVMLVWGKDTHALPPFSGETPIPFLGAALMPQSLWVLSITLALLAGLKYFFSATLHGKAMLACSHDAKAASLVGIGVRRMVLLSFMISAFVGAVGGVILAPLTMTSFDVGVLLGLKGFAACILGGLGNPFGAAAGGLILGVLESLGAGLISSAYKDAIAFVILLALLFVRPSGLFGAKDAKRV; this is encoded by the coding sequence ATGGACCCGGCGAGCATCCTGCAATACTGCATCACCGGCCTGACCGTGGGCAGCACCTACGGCCTGGCCGCCCTCGGCTTCACCATCATCTTCAACACCACCGGAGTGATCAACTTCGCCCAGGGCGAATTCGTCATGCTCGGCGGCATGGTCAGCGTCTTCGCCCTGCGCGGAATGGGCCTGCCCGAGCCCGTGGCCGTGGCCCTGGCCGTGCCGGTCGTGACCCTGGCGGGCGCGCTGGTGGAACGCCTGGTCATCCGCCCGGCCTCGGGGCGACCGGCCATGGACCTGATCATCATCACCATCGGCGTGTCCATCCTCCTCCGGGGCTTGGTCATGCTCGTCTGGGGCAAGGACACCCACGCCCTGCCGCCCTTCTCCGGCGAGACGCCCATCCCCTTCCTCGGCGCGGCGCTCATGCCCCAGAGCCTCTGGGTGCTCTCCATCACCCTGGCGCTGCTGGCCGGGCTCAAGTACTTCTTCTCCGCCACCCTGCACGGCAAGGCCATGCTGGCCTGCTCCCACGACGCCAAGGCCGCCTCCCTGGTGGGCATCGGCGTGCGGCGCATGGTGCTCCTCTCGTTCATGATCTCGGCCTTCGTCGGGGCCGTGGGCGGGGTCATCCTCGCGCCCCTGACCATGACCAGCTTCGACGTGGGCGTGCTCCTGGGACTCAAGGGCTTCGCCGCCTGCATCCTGGGCGGTCTGGGCAACCCCTTCGGCGCGGCCGCCGGGGGCCTGATCCTGGGCGTGCTGGAGTCCCTGGGCGCGGGCCTGATCTCCTCGGCCTACAAGGACGCCATCGCCTTCGTCATCCTCCTGGCCCTGCTCTTCGTCCGGCCCTCGGGCCTGTTCGGCGCCAAGGACGCCAAGCGGGTCTGA
- a CDS encoding branched-chain amino acid ABC transporter permease gives MGGFRVDALRLCALAAALALAPLVLSGGYHLTVLTMCCLHAMIAVGLNLLVGHAGQISLGHAGFYGLGAYTTAVLTSTLGLPVPLGMAAGVLAAAAVAFLVGVPSLKLTGHYLAMATLGFGIILSILFNETVAITGGPSGFTGIPRPAVAGTPLGDLAYYFIVAGSLCLVLLLSLNLLHSRLGRALRALHTSEKAAQAMGIDVARHKLFVFVLSAGFAGLAGVLYAHYLTFIAPASFGFSFSVELIVMVVLGGMTSLLGSVLGAFFLTVLPEFLRVFENVEVLLFGLILVLCMLYLPGGLAGGLAALTERLRRTARERTRSGEAADG, from the coding sequence ATGGGCGGCTTCCGCGTCGACGCCCTGCGGCTCTGCGCCCTGGCCGCCGCCCTGGCCCTGGCCCCCCTGGTGCTGTCCGGCGGCTACCACCTCACGGTCCTGACCATGTGCTGCCTGCACGCCATGATCGCCGTGGGCCTGAACCTCCTGGTGGGCCACGCCGGGCAGATATCCCTGGGCCACGCCGGATTCTACGGCCTGGGGGCCTACACCACGGCCGTGCTCACCTCGACCCTCGGCCTGCCCGTGCCCCTGGGCATGGCCGCCGGGGTGCTGGCCGCCGCGGCCGTGGCCTTCCTGGTGGGCGTCCCCTCGCTCAAGCTCACCGGCCACTACCTGGCCATGGCCACGCTGGGTTTCGGAATCATCCTCTCCATCCTCTTCAACGAAACCGTGGCGATCACCGGCGGCCCCTCGGGCTTCACCGGCATTCCCCGCCCGGCCGTGGCCGGAACGCCGCTGGGCGATCTGGCCTACTACTTCATCGTCGCCGGGTCGCTCTGCCTGGTCCTGCTCCTGTCCCTGAACCTCCTCCACTCCCGCCTGGGCCGGGCCCTGCGCGCCCTGCACACCTCGGAAAAGGCGGCCCAGGCCATGGGCATCGACGTGGCCCGCCACAAGCTCTTCGTCTTCGTGCTCTCGGCGGGCTTCGCCGGGCTGGCCGGGGTGCTCTACGCCCACTACCTGACCTTCATCGCCCCGGCCTCCTTCGGCTTCTCCTTCTCAGTGGAGCTCATCGTCATGGTCGTGCTCGGAGGCATGACCAGCCTCCTCGGCTCGGTGCTGGGGGCCTTCTTTCTGACCGTGCTGCCGGAGTTCCTGCGCGTCTTCGAGAACGTGGAGGTGCTCCTCTTCGGCCTGATCCTCGTGCTCTGCATGCTCTACCTGCCCGGCGGGCTGGCGGGCGGCTTGGCCGCGCTGACGGAACGGCTCCGCCGGACGGCCCGGGAACGGACGCGTTCCGGGGAGGCCGCCGATGGCTGA
- a CDS encoding ABC transporter ATP-binding protein, whose amino-acid sequence MAEPLLSCSGVSVRFGGVQALLDVDFQAEDGSIAAIIGPNGAGKTTLLNVLSGMVPADSGSVRLGGRDLSRARAFERSRAGMVRTFQNLEIFSNMSALENVMTGCHGRLELPVWHSLLRTPRSRALERDIRRDAEAALDFVGLADAADTPARDLAFGRQRLLELARALAAGPMLLLLDEPAAGLNMSETRALGGLIRRIRDERGVAVVLVEHDMDLVMGVSDAVLVLCFGRVIRHGAPAEVQRDPEVVAAYLGADEDEA is encoded by the coding sequence ATGGCTGAGCCGCTGCTCTCCTGCTCGGGCGTGAGCGTGCGCTTCGGCGGAGTCCAGGCCCTCCTGGACGTGGACTTCCAGGCCGAAGACGGGAGCATCGCCGCGATCATCGGCCCCAACGGCGCGGGCAAGACCACCCTGCTCAACGTGCTCTCGGGCATGGTTCCGGCGGATTCCGGCTCCGTCCGCCTGGGCGGCCGCGACCTGAGCCGGGCCAGGGCCTTCGAACGCAGCCGCGCGGGCATGGTGCGCACCTTCCAGAACCTGGAAATCTTCTCCAACATGAGCGCCCTGGAGAACGTCATGACCGGCTGCCACGGCCGCCTGGAGCTGCCGGTCTGGCACAGCCTGCTGCGCACGCCCCGTTCCCGGGCCCTGGAGCGGGACATCCGGCGCGATGCCGAGGCGGCGCTGGATTTCGTCGGCCTCGCGGACGCGGCCGATACCCCGGCCCGCGATCTGGCCTTCGGTAGGCAACGCCTCCTGGAACTGGCCCGGGCCCTGGCCGCCGGGCCGATGCTCCTGCTTCTGGACGAACCGGCCGCCGGGCTGAACATGTCCGAGACCAGGGCCCTGGGCGGCCTGATCCGGCGCATCCGCGACGAGCGCGGGGTGGCCGTGGTTCTGGTGGAGCACGACATGGACCTGGTCATGGGCGTGAGCGACGCGGTGCTCGTGCTCTGCTTCGGCCGGGTCATCCGCCACGGCGCGCCCGCCGAGGTCCAGCGCGACCCCGAGGTGGTGGCCGCCTATCTCGGCGCGGACGAGGACGAGGCATGA
- a CDS encoding ABC transporter ATP-binding protein, with product MLTLKNVDVFYGKIHAARRVSLHVKAGEIVALIGGNGAGKTTLLTAVSGLLRPAGGEIALAGESILGLAPERVVRLGLSHVPEGRLVFSPLSVEDNLRLGAYTRRGREGREAAARTLARIYEMFPVLAERRAQAAGTLSGGEQQMLALGRALMAGPRLLLLDEPGMGLAPLVVRDIFRLIVRLRDELGLTVLLVEQNARSALRIADRGYVLETGRIILQGPADELLANKDVQRAYLGRDLDAR from the coding sequence CTGCTCACGCTGAAGAACGTGGACGTGTTCTACGGCAAAATCCACGCCGCCCGGCGGGTCTCCCTGCACGTCAAGGCGGGCGAGATCGTGGCCCTCATCGGCGGCAACGGCGCGGGCAAGACCACGCTCCTGACGGCGGTCTCCGGGCTGCTGCGCCCGGCCGGGGGCGAAATCGCCCTGGCCGGGGAGAGCATCCTGGGGCTGGCCCCGGAGCGCGTGGTGCGTCTGGGCCTGTCCCACGTGCCCGAGGGGCGGCTCGTGTTCAGCCCGCTCTCGGTGGAGGACAACCTCCGGCTCGGGGCCTACACCCGCCGCGGCCGCGAAGGCCGCGAGGCCGCCGCGCGCACCCTGGCGCGGATCTACGAGATGTTTCCGGTGCTGGCCGAGCGCAGGGCCCAGGCAGCGGGCACCCTCTCCGGCGGTGAACAGCAGATGCTGGCCCTGGGCCGGGCGCTCATGGCCGGGCCGAGACTCCTGCTCCTGGACGAGCCGGGCATGGGCCTGGCCCCCCTGGTGGTCCGGGACATCTTCCGGCTCATCGTGCGGCTGCGCGACGAGCTGGGCCTGACCGTGCTCCTGGTGGAGCAGAACGCCCGGAGCGCGCTGCGCATCGCGGACCGGGGCTACGTGCTGGAAACCGGCCGGATCATCCTCCAGGGACCGGCGGACGAACTGCTGGCCAACAAGGACGTGCAGCGGGCCTATCTGGGCCGCGACCTCGACGCCCGCTAG
- a CDS encoding phenylacetate--CoA ligase family protein, translated as MYWQADCECMNRSDLEMVQLERLQSTLTRVARNVPLYSRRFAELGLDPDQIRSLDDVRRLPFTTKADVRDNYPYGLFAVPLREVVRLQASSGTTGKPTVVGYTKGDVRRWSELVARVLTAGGVTKDDVVQIALNYGLFTGGFGFHYGAERIGASVIPSSSGNTRRQIMIMQDYRATALICTPSYALHLADALAEMGVGRNDLTLRVGLFGAEPWSEPMRREIEERLGVQATDNYGISEVMGPGIAGECLERQGLHINEDHFLAEIVDPESGEPAAPGETGELVLTTLTKEAFPVVRYRTGDLTRLIDEPCPCGRTFRRMARIPGRADDMLIIRGVNVFPSQVEAILLESGLAGPHYQIVLDREDRMDKATVLVEAPESFCTDRISESQGVIESLRRKLEELGVSFDVRLVEPRTLERPEGKAKRVLDRRTL; from the coding sequence ATGTACTGGCAAGCCGACTGCGAATGCATGAACCGCTCGGACCTGGAGATGGTCCAGCTGGAGCGCCTGCAATCCACCCTGACCCGGGTGGCCCGCAACGTGCCGCTCTACAGCAGGCGGTTCGCCGAGCTGGGCCTGGATCCGGACCAGATCCGCTCCCTGGACGACGTGCGGCGGCTGCCCTTCACCACCAAGGCCGACGTGCGCGACAACTACCCCTATGGTCTGTTCGCCGTGCCCCTGCGCGAGGTGGTCCGGCTCCAGGCCTCCTCGGGCACCACCGGCAAGCCCACGGTGGTCGGCTACACCAAGGGCGACGTGCGCCGCTGGTCCGAGCTGGTGGCCCGGGTGCTCACCGCCGGGGGCGTGACCAAGGACGACGTGGTCCAGATCGCCCTGAACTACGGCCTGTTCACCGGCGGCTTCGGCTTCCACTACGGGGCCGAGCGCATCGGGGCCTCGGTCATCCCCAGTTCCAGCGGCAACACCCGTCGGCAGATCATGATCATGCAGGACTACCGCGCCACGGCCCTCATCTGCACCCCGAGCTACGCCCTGCACCTGGCCGACGCCCTGGCCGAGATGGGCGTCGGCCGCAACGACCTGACCCTGCGCGTCGGCCTCTTCGGGGCCGAGCCCTGGTCCGAGCCCATGCGCCGCGAAATCGAGGAGCGGCTCGGCGTCCAGGCCACGGACAACTACGGCATCAGCGAGGTCATGGGCCCGGGCATCGCGGGCGAGTGCCTGGAGCGCCAGGGGCTGCACATCAACGAAGACCACTTCCTGGCCGAGATCGTGGACCCGGAGAGCGGCGAGCCCGCGGCCCCGGGCGAAACCGGCGAACTGGTGCTGACCACCCTGACCAAGGAGGCCTTCCCGGTGGTGCGCTACCGCACCGGCGACCTGACCCGGCTCATCGACGAGCCCTGCCCCTGCGGCCGCACCTTCCGGCGCATGGCCCGCATCCCGGGCCGGGCCGACGACATGCTCATCATCCGGGGCGTGAACGTCTTCCCCTCCCAGGTGGAGGCCATCCTCCTGGAGAGCGGACTGGCGGGCCCGCACTACCAGATCGTCCTGGACCGCGAGGACCGCATGGACAAGGCCACGGTCCTGGTCGAGGCCCCGGAATCCTTCTGCACCGACCGCATCTCCGAGTCCCAGGGCGTCATCGAAAGCCTGCGTCGCAAGCTGGAGGAGCTGGGCGTGTCCTTCGACGTCCGCCTGGTGGAGCCCAGAACCCTGGAACGCCCGGAAGGCAAGGCCAAACGGGTGCTCGACCGCCGGACCCTCTGA
- a CDS encoding FmdB family zinc ribbon protein — protein MPIFEYKCGKCGQEFEELVFGEDTPACPKCGSTKTSKLMSRCRAKSGGDGGGDFDMAPSGGGGGGGCSSCSGGSCSTCGH, from the coding sequence ATGCCCATTTTCGAATACAAGTGCGGCAAGTGCGGCCAGGAGTTCGAGGAACTCGTCTTCGGCGAGGACACTCCGGCCTGCCCCAAGTGCGGCTCGACCAAGACGTCCAAGCTCATGTCCCGCTGCCGGGCCAAGAGCGGCGGCGACGGAGGCGGTGACTTCGACATGGCCCCCTCGGGCGGCGGCGGAGGCGGCGGCTGTTCCAGCTGCTCCGGCGGCAGCTGCTCCACCTGCGGCCACTAG
- the hemC gene encoding hydroxymethylbilane synthase, translating into MKTLTIATRGSALALWQAEHISALLRARHPGLSVNLLTIKTMGDKILDVPLAQVGGKGLFVKEIEEALLDGRADIAVHSMKDVPTELPPELVVGVNPEREDCTDTLLSVNFDGLKALPREARVGTSSLRRQAQLKALRPDLRVESLRGNLDTRVRKLVEGQYDAIVVATAGLKRLGLSAPKSEVLGPPDFLPAVAQGALGIEYRADRPEVAELLAFLDHPETKIRVRAERGFLTGLDGGCQVPIAAHSQVMGGIVHLTGFVADTEGGRAVRLEHAGPVAEAWEIGAELARRVLAAGAAEVLKEVYAAGIRH; encoded by the coding sequence ATGAAGACACTGACCATCGCCACCCGGGGCAGCGCCCTGGCCTTGTGGCAGGCCGAGCACATCTCGGCCCTGCTCCGCGCCCGTCACCCCGGCCTTTCCGTGAACCTGCTCACGATCAAGACCATGGGCGACAAGATCCTCGACGTGCCCCTGGCCCAGGTGGGCGGCAAGGGCCTGTTCGTCAAGGAGATCGAGGAAGCCCTGCTGGACGGCCGGGCGGACATCGCGGTGCACAGCATGAAGGACGTGCCCACGGAGCTGCCGCCCGAGCTGGTGGTGGGCGTGAACCCCGAGCGCGAGGACTGCACCGACACGCTCCTGTCCGTGAACTTCGACGGGCTCAAGGCCCTGCCCAGGGAGGCCAGGGTCGGTACGAGCAGCCTGCGCCGCCAGGCCCAGCTCAAGGCCCTGCGCCCGGACCTCCGGGTGGAGTCGCTGCGCGGCAACCTGGACACTCGGGTGCGCAAGCTCGTGGAAGGACAGTACGACGCCATCGTGGTGGCCACCGCCGGGCTCAAGCGCCTGGGTCTCTCCGCGCCCAAAAGCGAAGTTCTCGGACCGCCGGATTTCCTGCCCGCCGTGGCCCAGGGAGCCCTGGGCATCGAGTACCGCGCGGACCGGCCGGAAGTGGCCGAGCTGCTGGCCTTCCTGGACCATCCGGAAACGAAGATCCGGGTCCGGGCCGAACGCGGCTTCCTCACCGGCCTGGACGGCGGCTGCCAGGTGCCCATCGCGGCCCATTCCCAGGTGATGGGAGGGATCGTGCATCTCACCGGCTTCGTGGCCGACACCGAGGGCGGCCGGGCCGTGCGCCTGGAACACGCCGGGCCCGTGGCCGAGGCCTGGGAGATCGGGGCCGAACTGGCCCGCCGGGTGCTGGCCGCCGGAGCCGCCGAGGTGTTGAAGGAAGTCTATGCCGCGGGAATCAGGCACTGA
- a CDS encoding helix-hairpin-helix domain-containing protein: MPRESGTDPDRAALKALQALPGIGPSMARDLLRLGFHRPDDLRGADPEEMYRRLEALEGRHVDRCVLYVFRCAVHVAETGGPDPALRLWWNWKDRA; the protein is encoded by the coding sequence ATGCCGCGGGAATCAGGCACTGATCCCGACAGGGCCGCGCTGAAGGCCCTGCAAGCCCTGCCGGGCATCGGCCCGAGCATGGCCCGCGATCTGCTGCGCCTGGGCTTTCACCGGCCGGACGACCTGCGCGGGGCCGACCCCGAAGAGATGTACCGGCGGCTGGAGGCCCTGGAGGGTCGCCACGTGGACCGCTGCGTGCTCTACGTCTTCCGCTGCGCGGTGCATGTGGCCGAAACCGGCGGCCCGGACCCCGCGCTGCGCCTGTGGTGGAACTGGAAGGACCGCGCCTGA
- a CDS encoding penicillin-binding transpeptidase domain-containing protein produces the protein MRRLSIVLGALVLLLAALACSKEPRLEGRENFGRFFAQYGVNGSFVLYDPRRESLVIYNHEVAERNFPPCSTFKIVNALLALDSGAVSGPDQVFHWDGKDRGNPAWNRDLTMKDAFRSSAVWVFQQIADGMGRESIRNRLSQMNYGNAETSGPDPFWIEGDLRISALGQVDFLRRLSAGELVFSEKAQKAVKDMMVLEHDVEGRILRGKTGMTEKNGLRLGWFVGWVEKEGKNYPFALNILSDNPRADFMEARQAIVREILKTLWI, from the coding sequence ATGCGTCGTCTGTCCATCGTCCTGGGCGCGCTGGTCCTGCTTCTGGCCGCGTTGGCCTGTTCCAAGGAACCCCGCCTGGAAGGCCGGGAGAACTTCGGCCGCTTCTTCGCCCAGTACGGGGTCAACGGCTCCTTCGTGCTCTACGATCCGCGCCGCGAGAGCCTGGTGATCTACAACCACGAGGTGGCCGAGCGGAACTTCCCGCCCTGCTCGACCTTCAAGATCGTGAACGCGCTTCTGGCTCTGGACAGCGGGGCCGTGTCCGGCCCGGATCAGGTTTTCCATTGGGACGGCAAGGACCGGGGCAACCCGGCCTGGAACCGCGATCTGACCATGAAGGACGCCTTCCGCTCCTCGGCCGTCTGGGTCTTCCAGCAGATCGCCGACGGCATGGGCCGGGAGTCCATCCGCAACCGCCTGTCGCAGATGAACTACGGCAACGCCGAGACGAGCGGGCCGGACCCCTTCTGGATCGAGGGCGATCTGCGCATCTCGGCCCTGGGACAGGTGGATTTCCTGCGCCGCCTGAGCGCCGGGGAGCTCGTTTTCTCGGAGAAGGCCCAGAAGGCGGTCAAGGACATGATGGTCCTGGAGCACGACGTGGAGGGCCGCATCCTGCGCGGCAAGACGGGCATGACCGAGAAGAACGGCCTGCGGCTGGGCTGGTTCGTGGGCTGGGTGGAGAAGGAAGGGAAGAATTATCCCTTCGCCCTGAACATCCTCTCCGACAATCCGCGCGCGGACTTCATGGAGGCCCGCCAGGCCATCGTGCGGGAAATCCTCAAGACGCTCTGGATTTAG
- the cobT gene encoding nicotinate-nucleotide--dimethylbenzimidazole phosphoribosyltransferase, whose product MRKELEAVVAAIRPVDYAGLEPAARAHLDNLTKPRGSLGRLEDLAVQLSCVQDGGRPRADPARIYTIAGDHGVAEEGVSLFSQEVTRQMVLNFLNGGAGINVLCKTSGVQLYVVDAGCLGDDFDEHPALIRGKVAQGTANLAKGPAMTGDECLAALLLGVSLADRAAAEGVRVLGTGDMGIANTTPSTALYCAYLGLSARGMTGPGTGLAPDAVARKIGVVERGLAANAGVVASADAFGILAALGGLEIACLAGLILGGAKNRQVVCVDGFISTAAYTAAAHICPDVRGYCVLSHASAEPGHARAVAALGLKPVLDLGLRLGEGTGAAMTVFLLRCAADIFNNMASFADAGVSEG is encoded by the coding sequence ATGCGCAAGGAACTGGAAGCCGTCGTCGCCGCCATCCGGCCCGTGGACTACGCGGGCCTGGAGCCCGCCGCCCGGGCCCACCTGGACAACCTGACCAAGCCGCGCGGCAGCCTGGGCCGCCTGGAGGACCTCGCGGTCCAGCTTTCCTGCGTCCAGGACGGCGGCCGTCCCCGCGCCGACCCGGCGCGGATATACACCATTGCCGGCGACCACGGCGTGGCGGAAGAGGGCGTGAGCCTCTTCTCCCAGGAAGTGACCCGCCAGATGGTGCTCAACTTTCTGAACGGCGGCGCGGGCATCAACGTGCTCTGCAAGACCTCCGGCGTTCAGCTCTACGTGGTCGACGCGGGCTGCCTGGGCGATGACTTCGACGAGCACCCGGCCCTGATCCGGGGCAAGGTGGCCCAGGGCACGGCCAATCTGGCCAAGGGCCCGGCCATGACCGGTGACGAGTGTCTGGCCGCGCTGCTTCTGGGCGTGTCCCTGGCCGACCGCGCGGCCGCCGAGGGTGTGCGCGTGCTCGGCACCGGCGACATGGGCATCGCCAACACCACGCCGTCCACGGCCCTCTACTGCGCCTACCTGGGGCTTTCGGCGCGCGGGATGACCGGCCCGGGCACCGGGCTCGCCCCCGACGCCGTGGCCCGCAAGATCGGCGTGGTGGAGCGCGGCTTGGCCGCCAACGCCGGGGTCGTGGCCTCGGCCGACGCCTTCGGGATTCTGGCCGCCCTGGGCGGGCTGGAGATCGCCTGTCTGGCCGGACTCATTCTCGGCGGGGCGAAAAACCGCCAGGTGGTCTGCGTGGACGGCTTCATCTCCACGGCGGCCTACACCGCCGCCGCCCACATCTGCCCGGACGTGCGCGGGTATTGCGTGCTGTCCCACGCCTCGGCGGAACCGGGCCACGCCCGGGCCGTGGCGGCCCTGGGGCTCAAGCCGGTGCTCGACCTGGGCCTGCGCCTGGGCGAGGGCACGGGCGCGGCCATGACCGTCTTCCTGCTGCGCTGCGCCGCCGACATCTTCAACAACATGGCCTCGTTCGCCGACGCCGGCGTGAGCGAAGGCTGA
- a CDS encoding WcbI family polysaccharide biosynthesis putative acetyltransferase, translating into MERRLCVLHANCQGDPLAALLRLCPEFAARHDIRLFTNYTREPVPDEALASCGLFLYQHLGPQWGDLSSEALLKKIPREAAALCVPNMFFMGYWPLWHNAPGFDFRDRFLDHLLDMGLSKAEILHLYLRTDLARKYDLQALLDESLERERRRQAHTPVRYLDAVLAGFREKMLFNTVNHPGPELMALAARGVLAELGLTAPAEADLLSAARLFPEFQMPIHPQVAEFLGLPFAGPDTEYRVFGKKKTFAQYAEAYVDCRLLGIDDFTAYLHLR; encoded by the coding sequence ATGGAACGCCGACTCTGCGTCCTGCACGCCAATTGCCAGGGCGACCCCCTGGCCGCGCTGCTGCGGCTCTGCCCGGAATTCGCAGCGCGCCACGACATCCGCCTGTTCACCAACTACACCCGCGAGCCGGTGCCGGACGAGGCCCTGGCCTCCTGCGGCCTGTTTCTCTACCAGCACCTGGGCCCGCAGTGGGGCGATCTCTCCTCCGAGGCCCTGCTGAAGAAAATCCCCCGCGAGGCGGCGGCCCTCTGCGTGCCGAACATGTTCTTCATGGGCTACTGGCCGCTCTGGCACAACGCTCCGGGCTTCGACTTCCGCGACCGCTTCCTGGACCATCTCCTGGACATGGGCCTGTCCAAGGCCGAAATCCTGCATCTGTACCTGCGCACGGACCTGGCCCGAAAATACGACCTCCAGGCGCTCCTGGACGAATCCCTGGAGCGTGAGCGGCGGCGTCAGGCCCACACCCCGGTGCGCTATCTGGACGCCGTGCTGGCGGGCTTTCGTGAGAAGATGCTCTTCAACACGGTGAATCACCCCGGACCGGAACTCATGGCCCTGGCCGCCCGGGGCGTGCTGGCCGAGCTGGGCCTGACGGCCCCGGCCGAGGCCGACCTGCTCTCCGCGGCGCGGCTCTTTCCCGAGTTCCAGATGCCCATCCACCCCCAGGTGGCCGAGTTCCTGGGTCTGCCCTTCGCCGGGCCGGACACCGAATACCGCGTCTTCGGCAAGAAGAAGACCTTCGCCCAGTACGCCGAGGCCTACGTGGACTGCCGCCTGCTGGGCATCGACGACTTCACCGCCTACCTCCACCTGCGATGA
- a CDS encoding glycosyltransferase — protein sequence MKNSVETVVCLGGTFFSPSLKELGLEVRHLPLARGEILDWDGVRRRAGLEPDLLFYLDRSLPPPIVGLETLPCLTAFWCIDSHIHSWYPAWAQGFDLCFVSLKDHLPRFRLRLPPERVVWLPPFADHGHHPPAGRVEPEWDLLFAGTVDPETTPGRAAFLAELGRRLPGLAVRRGVFRELYPRARLGLNIAERGDLNFRVVEALACGACLLTPRVGHGQDELFRDGEHLFVYDPDDMDGLVRLVEELLADPERAARVAEAGRLAVETAHRPIHRARAVAEAVRGLDAAAVVAERLERAREIRETYLKLVYLHWAEAAREPAARAAYLKAAKH from the coding sequence ATGAAGAACAGCGTTGAAACCGTCGTCTGCCTGGGCGGGACGTTCTTCTCCCCGTCCCTCAAGGAGCTGGGCCTCGAGGTCCGGCATCTGCCCCTGGCCCGGGGCGAAATCCTGGACTGGGACGGCGTGCGCCGCCGCGCCGGGCTGGAGCCGGACCTGCTCTTCTACCTCGACCGCAGCCTGCCGCCGCCGATCGTGGGCCTGGAGACCCTGCCCTGCCTCACGGCCTTCTGGTGCATCGACTCGCACATCCACTCCTGGTATCCGGCCTGGGCCCAGGGCTTCGACCTCTGCTTCGTCAGCCTCAAGGACCATCTGCCGCGCTTCCGCCTGCGCCTGCCCCCGGAGCGGGTGGTCTGGCTGCCGCCCTTCGCGGACCACGGCCACCATCCCCCGGCCGGACGCGTGGAGCCGGAATGGGATCTGCTCTTCGCGGGCACCGTGGACCCCGAGACCACGCCCGGCCGGGCCGCGTTCCTGGCCGAGCTGGGCCGCCGCCTGCCGGGTCTGGCGGTACGCCGGGGCGTGTTCCGCGAACTCTACCCCCGGGCGCGGCTGGGCCTGAACATCGCCGAACGCGGGGATCTCAACTTCCGGGTCGTGGAGGCCCTGGCCTGCGGGGCCTGCCTGCTCACCCCCCGGGTGGGACACGGCCAGGACGAGCTGTTCCGCGACGGAGAGCATCTCTTCGTCTACGATCCCGATGACATGGACGGACTGGTGCGGCTGGTGGAGGAACTGCTGGCCGATCCGGAACGCGCCGCGCGGGTGGCCGAAGCCGGGCGACTGGCCGTGGAGACCGCACACCGGCCCATCCACCGGGCCAGGGCCGTGGCCGAGGCCGTGCGCGGGCTGGACGCGGCCGCCGTGGTGGCCGAACGCCTGGAGCGGGCCCGGGAGATCCGGGAGACGTACCTGAAGCTCGTATACCTGCACTGGGCCGAGGCGGCCCGGGAACCGGCGGCTCGGGCGGCCTACCTCAAGGCGGCGAAACACTAG
- the thrB gene encoding homoserine kinase, whose product MIATSAVLLPRDDTPRRCLSLIGMAGAGKSTLGALLARRLDWAHLDTDRLLESYYGLPLQQLLDSVGLETFLQLEEHQVGSLGAQRVVISTGGSVVYSRRAVDRLRMLGPVVFLEIDLATFLERVGHGGGRGLAVRPGRSFEELYAERQPLYRAAADFSVDTGAGSPEDCAVRILDWFGEKA is encoded by the coding sequence ATGATCGCCACTTCCGCCGTCCTCCTGCCCCGCGACGACACCCCGCGCCGCTGCCTGAGCCTCATCGGCATGGCCGGAGCGGGCAAGTCCACCCTGGGGGCGCTGTTGGCCCGCCGCCTGGACTGGGCCCACCTGGACACCGACCGGCTCCTGGAGTCCTACTATGGCCTGCCCCTGCAACAACTCCTGGACAGCGTGGGTCTGGAGACCTTTCTTCAACTGGAGGAACATCAGGTGGGCAGCCTGGGCGCGCAGCGGGTGGTGATCTCCACCGGCGGCAGCGTGGTCTATTCCCGGCGCGCCGTGGACCGGCTCAGGATGCTCGGGCCGGTGGTTTTTTTGGAGATCGACCTGGCGACCTTCCTGGAGCGCGTGGGGCACGGCGGCGGGCGGGGTCTGGCCGTGAGGCCGGGCAGGAGTTTCGAGGAACTGTACGCCGAGCGCCAGCCGCTCTACCGCGCGGCCGCCGACTTCAGCGTGGACACCGGAGCCGGAAGCCCGGAGGACTGCGCCGTGCGCATCCTGGACTGGTTCGGAGAGAAAGCGTGA